Within the Thermostichus lividus PCC 6715 genome, the region ACTTCAATAATTTGCCGGGGATCGAGTCCTACGGTGGGTTCATCCAGAATAATGGCCGGCGGGTCGTGAACAATGGCTTGGGCAATCCCTACCCGCTGCCGATACCCTTTTGAGAGCTTGCGAATAATCGTATGTTGGCAATCAAGAAGGCCACAGCTTTTGAGGGCGAAGTTGACCCGCTGGGGGCGATCGCCCGCGCTGACCCCCTTAATACGAGCCACAAAATGCAAATATCCGACAACCGTCATTTCGGTGTAAAGGGGCGGATGTTCCGGCAGATAGCCAATGCGCTGCCGCACGGCCATCGGGTCAGTGTGAACCTCATGTCCAGCAATCACCGCAGTGCCACTGGTTGCGGGCAAATACCCTGCCAAAATGCGCATCGTCGTGGTTTTACCAGCACCGTTGGGGCCGAGAAGTCCCAAAATTTCCCCCGTGGCTGCCGTAAAGCTGACGTCGCGCAAGGCAGCCGTTGTTCCGTACACTTTGGTCAGGTGCTCAACCTGAATCATGGCGTCGCCTCAACTAACCGTGTTCGTCGCTACGGGAAGCACTGGAACACGATCATACCGCCTTTTTTGATGAACTACCCCGCTGGTCGGGTTTCAATCGGCAGGGGGCAGCGGATCACTACTCTGCAATTGCAGGGCGGTGCGCGCCACTTCGAGGAGCTGTAGCTCTGGTGGATAGTGGGTTTGCTTCCTCAGGAGTTGTAGTTCCTGTTTGCTGAGCTGCCAGCCCAGCTGACTCGCCAGTGCCGCCATCACATCGGCACGATCAATCACTCCCGCCACCGCTGCCGCTGGGGAGAGCACCGTTAAAAATTGCTGCTCTTTCTCTTCAAGGGTACAGACTACCGTGGCCAAGGAGTCAGATTCCCGCACGGTGGCGATCGCTGCCAAGGGTACGGCTAATTGTTCGATGGGGGTTTGCTCCCACATACTGCGCTCAATGTGGTTCAGGGCTTGGGGCGCCAACAGCCCACGGTAGCGGCCATCGGTGGCCACAAAATAGGCGGTCGGTTGGCGATCCGCTAAGAGGAGGTAGCGATCGGCAAATTCCCGCAGGGACAGGGTGCCATCCACAACCCGATAGTCCCGAGACATGGCCGCCGCCGCCGTTAGCTTCAGCAAGCCTTCTTGGAGGCGACTGAGACGATGGTAAATCGTGGCATTTTGCAGCGCAAACCACCCCAATAGACCAATCCACAAACCGTTGCCACTACCTAAGAGCACCCCCGCCAGCCCCAGACTCATGGCGAGCCAGCCCAGCACCTGACCGGAGCGCGCCGCCCAGCGAATCCCCTGAAAGCGGCTGCCGGTGAGTTTCCAAACCCCCGCCTTGAGAATTTGCCCCCCATCAAGGGGGAGCCCGGGCAAGAGGTTAAACAGC harbors:
- a CDS encoding ABC transporter ATP-binding protein, which produces MIQVEHLTKVYGTTAALRDVSFTAATGEILGLLGPNGAGKTTTMRILAGYLPATSGTAVIAGHEVHTDPMAVRQRIGYLPEHPPLYTEMTVVGYLHFVARIKGVSAGDRPQRVNFALKSCGLLDCQHTIIRKLSKGYRQRVGIAQAIVHDPPAIILDEPTVGLDPRQIIEVRHLIQTLAGQHTVILSTHILAEVSMTCDRAVIINKGEVAGIGKLDELMQQLSSSYTYDLELVGDRQHIQTLLTQMPQLQNVNWLGTPDQPRQQLHISSPEEIGADLATLLIQNGIQLYEMRRSHANLEDVFLKLTTDDVAPAAAAPTPAEPPIVEDADA
- a CDS encoding site-2 protease family protein is translated as MGQSWQVGNVFGIPLRIDRSWFIVILLFAFLNGSDWQATYPEWGALAWGMGFLISLLLFGSVLLHELGHSLAARSQGITVRSITLFLFGGMAAIERESATPAQAFQVAIAGPLVSFGLFVVLRLAAVPLPAGSPLQELLLYLARINFVLALFNLLPGLPLDGGQILKAGVWKLTGSRFQGIRWAARSGQVLGWLAMSLGLAGVLLGSGNGLWIGLLGWFALQNATIYHRLSRLQEGLLKLTAAAAMSRDYRVVDGTLSLREFADRYLLLADRQPTAYFVATDGRYRGLLAPQALNHIERSMWEQTPIEQLAVPLAAIATVRESDSLATVVCTLEEKEQQFLTVLSPAAAVAGVIDRADVMAALASQLGWQLSKQELQLLRKQTHYPPELQLLEVARTALQLQSSDPLPPAD